Genomic DNA from Actinomycetes bacterium:
CACGGTCCCTCCTCCCACCGGGTCCGCCCGGGACTTCCGAGCGGTCCCAACCTACCGCCGATCACTGACGTGGCTGCGGTAGCGTCGGACCGCCGGTGGCGGACCACGCCCGGCGACCGAGGGGACGTCGTGCCATGGCATCGATCGAGGCCTGCCAGTCCGCGGTGCAGCACCTCGCCGAGCTGCTGTCCGGGGCCGACGACGGGGTGCGCACGCACGCCGACGCGCGGACGATCAGCTGCCGGCTCACCGACCTCGACACCACGATCTCCGGCCGGCTCGACGGCGGCCAGCTGCTCGACATCAGCACCGAGCGGCGACCCCCGGCGCAGCTGCGGCTGACCATGACGAGTGACGACCTGATGGACCTCACCGAGGGCAGGCTCAGCTTCCCGCGCGCCTGGGCCAGCGGCCGGATCAAGCTGGACGCCTCGCTGCGGGACCTGCTGCGGCTCCGGTCGCTGCTCTGAGCCGAGGGCCGACGGTCTTCGTGCGGGGCACCGAGCTGGCCGGGCTGGGCGCGATCGAGCGGCCCCTGCTCGAAGACCCGGCGGACGACGACGGTCAGGCCGGGCCGGCGCCGACCGTGTAGCGGACCCGCTGGCGCAGCACGTGG
This window encodes:
- a CDS encoding SCP2 sterol-binding domain-containing protein, giving the protein MASIEACQSAVQHLAELLSGADDGVRTHADARTISCRLTDLDTTISGRLDGGQLLDISTERRPPAQLRLTMTSDDLMDLTEGRLSFPRAWASGRIKLDASLRDLLRLRSLL